In a genomic window of Acipenser ruthenus chromosome 41, fAciRut3.2 maternal haplotype, whole genome shotgun sequence:
- the LOC117964903 gene encoding carcinoembryonic antigen-related cell adhesion molecule 5-like encodes MNGYWCLDVTIFKKPVKIGDDVVFEINPPSVPQSGSWNSQTLLAFWVGSTVVSGVGYKGRISVNTSTGSLTLKSVRLSDSGNYFVQGQTTDGVEFSGNTTLTVFEPVSQPTVRSNVTDPVEFNDTVSLSCTASGSAVSYQWLNGSSVVSDSERIHLSDDNKTLTIPRVLRSDDGTLYCYAFNPVSNSTSEAFHLIVSYGPESLTLSISPQKPIYSAGSDLTLSCSAQSSPPAHYQWFFNGAPLNKLGSQLNINHIQHNQTGNYTCWAYNNITLKYAKETREIIVVEPITNVNVKPSLAQPIANQALNLTCEVLGSQTVSSRLWLKDGQPLSTSDRITLSVDSSVVSFNPVLQSDDGEYQCKASNPVSEVTSAGYRLEVNYGPEQVSITAPDSAAEGSSVTFTCSAQSLPPCNYTWYFNGTETAQSSQYKIASVSNADRGSYTCVAWNSVTGRNTSVVKEFTVTDSNGSASLASGHAVEVAIAVLVLLLCVSG; translated from the exons ATGAACG GCTATTGGTGTTTGGAtgtaaccatttttaaaaagcctGTGAAGATTGGGGATGATGTGGTATTTGAGATTAACCCCCCCTCAGTGCCACAATCAGGATCCTGGAATTCACAGACGCTGTTGGCCTTTTGGGTCGGCTCTACCGTGGTTTCGGGCGTTGGATATAAAGGGAGAATCTCTGTGAATACTTCCACTGGATCACTGACGCTGAAGTCTGTAAGACTCAGTGACTCTGGAAATTATTTTGTTCAGGGTCAAACCACAGATGGAGTTGAATTCAGTGGAAATACTACCTTGACTGTTTTTG AACCTGTCTCCCAGCCCACAGTACGCTCCAATGTGACTGATCCAGTGGAGTTCAATGACACTGTCAGTTTGTCCTGTACAGCCTCTGGCTCTGCTGTCTCCTACCAATGGCTCAATGGCAGCTCTGTGGTTAGTGACAGTGAGCGGATTCACCTGAGTGATGACAATAAAACACTGACCATACCCAGGGTGTTGAGATCTGATGATGGGACCCTGTATTGCTATGCGTTTAACCCTGTCAGTAACAGCACCAGCGAGGCGTTTCATCTCATCGTGAGCT ATGGACCAGAATCCCTCACTCTGTCTATCAGCCCCCAAAAGCCGATATATAGTGCAGGATCAGACCTCACTCTGTCCTGTTCTGCACAGTCCAGCCCACCTGCTCACTACCAATGGTTCTTTAATGGAGCCCCTCTTAACAAACTGGGCTCACAGCTGAATATCAATCACATTCAACACAATCAGACTGGAAACTATACCTGCTGGGCTTATAACAATATAACCCTCAAATATGCTAAGGAAACAAGAGAGATTATTGTTGTGG AGCCAATAACTAATGTAAATGTGAAACCCAGCCTTGCACAGCCAATAGCAAACCAGGCTCTAAACCTGACCTGCGAGGTGCTTGGATCACAGACTGTTTCCTCAAGGCTCTGGCTGAAGGACGGTCAGCCCTTGTCCACTAGTGACAGAATAACATTGTCTGTGGACAGCAGTGTAGTCTCCTTCAACCCAGTGCTGCAGTCTGATGATGGAGAATATCAGTGTAAAGCTAGTAACCCTGTAAGTGAAGTGACGAGCGCTGGATACAGATTGGAGGTCAATT ATGGACCAGAGCAGGTATCTATTACAGCACCAGACTCAGCAGCTGAAGGCTCATCTGTAACATTCACATGTTCAGCTCAGTCTCTCCCCCCTTGTAATTACACCTGGTATTTCAATGGGACAGAGACTGCCCAGAGCTCGCAATACAAGATAGCTTCTGTAAGCAATGCTGATAGGGGAAGTTACACTTGTGTAGCCTGGAACTCAGTGACTGGAAGAAACACTTCTGTGGTAAAGGAATTTACTGTGACTG
- the LOC117433820 gene encoding carcinoembryonic antigen-related cell adhesion molecule 5-like — translation MRHNEEHTSTGAEPPSFDADKSFNWKTLRTVTWLLNCWEFGGVFGRGGEIVKTAAVSNGSPASEPLDLNGNYGPDTPIVTISPPNQVYFVGADITMSCSAQSSPPAVYQWAFNSVFYNGSGSELSIKLLQLDNAGNYTCMAYNNITRRYAAFTQELSVVAPITTVTVSPSRAQPIENKAFSLSCEVSGTADSWRWLKDDQPLSTNERITLSGENSTVSFNPVLQSDNGTYQCVASDPISGMVSPGYTLVVNYGPQQVSISGPDAYPIGSTASFTCSALSHPPCEYTWLFNGKEIAQGSVFTISPVMPASVGSYTCEAFNSVTGKKTSSIRKEFQLTTHVSQPTVRSNVTDPVEFNDTVSLTCTASGSAVFYRWLNGSSVVSDSERIHLSDDNKTLTIARVLRSDDGTLYCYAFNAASNSTSEPFHLVVNYGPDAPVVIISPPNQVYFVGVDLTMSCSAQSYPPAIYQWAFNGIYFKELASELSITQLSLDNAGSFTCRAYNNITRRYAAVTQELSVVDPNGSASLTSGHAVEVAIAVLVLLLCISG, via the exons ATGCGCCACAATGAAGAACACACGAGCACCGGTGCTGAGCCTCCTTCTTTTGACGCtgataaaag CTTTAACTGGAAGACCCTGCGCACTGTGACGTGGCTGCTGAACTGTTGGGAGTTTGGTGGTGTCTTTGGACGAGGGGGAGAGATCGTTAAAACGG CAGCAGTCTCCAATGGGTCTCCTGCCAGTGAGCCTTTGGATCTCAACGGGAACT ATGGACCGGACACCCCCATTGTGACAATCAGCCCCCCAAACCAAGTCTATTTTGTGGGAGCAGACATCACTatgtcctgctctgcacagtccAGTCCTCCTGCTGTCTACCAATGGGCATTTAATAGTGTCTTTTATAACGGATCAGGATCAGAGCTATCCATTAAACTCCTTCAGCTGGACAACgctggaaactatacctgcatgGCTTATAACAATATAACCCGCAGATACGCTGCGTTCACACAAGAGCTCTCTGTTGTGG CACCGATAACTACAGTGACTGTATCTCCCAGCAGAGCACAGCCAATAGAAAACAAGGCATTCAGTCTGAGCTGTGAAGTGTCTGGGACTGCTGACTCGTGGCGCTGGCTGAAAGACGATCAGCCTCTTTCCACTAATGAGAGGATAACATTGTCTGGAGAGAACAGCACTGTCTCCTTCAACCCAGTCCTGCAGTCTGATAACGGCACATATCAGTGTGTAGCTTCTGACCCTATAAGTGGAATGGTTAGTCCAGGATACACACTGGTTGTCAATT ATGGACCACAGCAGGTCTCTATTTCAGGACCTGATGCATATCCTATAGGCTCGACAGCGTCGTTCACGTGTTCTGCTCTCTCTCATCCCCCCTGTGAATACACCTGGTTATTCAATGGGAAAGAAATTGCGCAGGGCTCAGTTTTCACAATAAGTCCTGTAATGCCAGCCAGCGTTGGGAGTTACACTTGTGAGGCTTTCAACTCAGTGACAGGAAAGAAGACTTCTTCAATCAGAAAGGAATTTCAATTGACTA CACACGTCTCCCAACCCACAGTCCGCTCCAATGTGACTGATCCAGTGGAGTTCAATGACACTGTCAGTTTGACCTGTACAGCCTCTGGCTCTGCCGTCTTCTACAGATGGCTCAATGGCAGCTCTGTGGTTAGTGACAGTGAGCGGATTCACCTGAGTGATGACAATAAAACACTGACCATAGCCAGGGTGTTGAGATCTGATGATGGGACCCTGTATTGCTATGCGTTTAACGCTGCCAGCAACAGCACCAGCGAGCCGTTTCACCTCGTTGTGAACT ATGGACCGGATGCCCCAGTTGTCATTATCAGCCCCCCAAACCAAGTCTATTTTGTGGGAGTAGACCTCACTatgtcctgctctgcacagtccTATCCACCTGCTATCTACCAATGGGCATTTAATGGAATCTATTTTAAGGAACTGGCCTCAGAGCTGTCAATTACACAGCTTAGCCTGGACAATGCTGGAAGCTTTACCTGCAGGGCTTATAACAATATAACACGCAGATACGCTGCGGTCACACAAGAGCTCTCTGTTGTGG ACCCTAATGGTTCTGCTTCCTTGACATCTGGACATGCAGTAGAGGTGGCGATTGCTGTTCTGGTTCTTCTGCTTTGTATTTCAGGGTAA
- the LOC131709103 gene encoding carcinoembryonic antigen-related cell adhesion molecule 5-like isoform X1: protein MITCGHSTLRFYSPVFSLFSAEPVSQPTVRSNVTNPVEFNDTVSLTCTASGSAVSYRWFNGSSVLRDSERIHLSDDNKTLTIARVLRSDDGTLYCYVFNPVSNSTSEPFHLIVSYGPESLTLSISPQKPIYSAGSDLTLSCSAQSSPPAHYQWFFNGAPLNKLGSQLNMAHIQHNQTGNYTCWAYNNRTLRYAKETREIIVVEPITNVNVKPSLAQPIANQALNLTCEVLGSQTVSSRLWLKDGQRLSTSDRITLSVDSSVVSFNPVLQSDNGEYQCKASNPVSEVTSAGYRLEVNYGPEQVSITAPDSGAEGSSVTFTCSAQSMPPCNYTWYFNGTETAQESQYKIDSVSNADSGSYTCVAWNSVTGRNTSAVKEFTVTEAANSGSLTPGEIAGIVIGTLAGVALIGVTLYFCLKKYGNGTKTPKPSPPGNKSPAAAVNANDKADNIHYADPKFLKNNKSGQRIQMEETTTEYAQVAGQPAGNQRQPPLEPNTEYAMIQKNRPAV, encoded by the exons ATGATCACCTGTGGACACAGCACACTCAGGTTCTATTCCCCAGTGTTTTCTCTCTTCTCTGCAGAACCTGTCTCCCAACCCACAGTCCGCTCCAATGTGACCAATCCAGTGGAGTTCAATGACACTGTCAGTTTGACCTGTACAGCCTCTGGCTCTGCCGTCTCCTACCGATGGTTCAATGGCAGCTCTGTGCTTAGAGACAGTGAGCGGATTCACCTGAGTGATGACAATAAAACACTGACCATAGCCAGGGTGTTGAGATCTGATGATGGGACCCTGTATTGCTATGTGTTTAACCCTGTCAGTAACAGCACCAGCGAGCCGTTTCATCTCATCGTGAGCT ATGGACCAGAATCCCTCACTCTGTCTATCAGCCCCCAAAAGCCGATCTATAGTGCAGGATCAGACCTCACtctgtcctgctctgcacagtccAGCCCACCTGCTCACTACCAATGGTTCTTTAATGGAGCCCCTCTTAACAAACTGGGCTCACAGCTGAATATGGCTCACATTCAACACAATCAGACTGGAAACTATACCTGCTGGGCCTATAACAATAGAACCCTCAGATATGCTAAGGAAACAAGAGAGATTATTGTTGTGG AGCCAATAACTAATGTAAATGTGAAACCCAGCCTTGCACAACCAATAGCAAACCAGGCTCTAAACCTGACCTGCGAGGTGCTTGGATCACAGACTGTTTCCTCAAGGCTCTGGCTGAAGGACGGTCAGCGCTTGTCCACTAGTGACAGAATAACATTGTCTGTAGACAGCAGTGTAGTCTCCTTCAACCCAGTGCTGCAGTCTGATAATGGAGAATATCAGTGTAAAGCTAGTAACCCTGTAAGTGAAGTGACGAGTGCTGGATACAGATTGGAGGTCAATT ATGGACCAGAGCAGGTATCTATTACAGCACCAGACTCAGGAGCTGAAGGCTCATCTGTAACATTCACATGTTCAGCTCAGTCTATGCCCCCTTGTAATTACACCTGGTATTTCAATGGGACAGAGACTGCCCAGGAATCGCAATACAAGATAGATTCTGTAAGCAATGCTGATAGTGGAAGTTACACCTGTGTAGCCTGGAACTCAGTGACTGGAAGAAACACTTCTGCAGTAAAGGAATTTACTGTGACTG AGGCAGCTAATTCTGGGTCCTTGACACCAGGGGAGATTGCAGGAATCGTCATCGGCACACTTGCAGGCGTTGCCCTCATTGGTGTTACACTGTATTTCTGCCTGAAAAAATATGG GAATGGCACAAAAACTCCTAAACCAAGTCCTCCAGGTAATAAGA GCCCTGCTGCAGCCGTTAATGCAAATGATAAG GCAGACAACATTCACTACGCTGACCCCAAATttctaaaaaacaataaaagtggCCAAAGGATACAGATGGAAGAGACCACTACTGAATACGCCCAAGTCGCAGGCCAGCCCGCTGGAAACCAGAGGCAACCCCCATTAGAACCAAATACTGAATATGCAATGATCCAAAAGAATAGACCAGCAGTGTAG
- the LOC131709103 gene encoding carcinoembryonic antigen-related cell adhesion molecule 5-like isoform X2 has protein sequence MITCGHSTLRFYSPVFSLFSAEPVSQPTVRSNVTNPVEFNDTVSLTCTASGSAVSYRWFNGSSVLRDSERIHLSDDNKTLTIARVLRSDDGTLYCYVFNPVSNSTSEPFHLIVSYGPESLTLSISPQKPIYSAGSDLTLSCSAQSSPPAHYQWFFNGAPLNKLGSQLNMAHIQHNQTGNYTCWAYNNRTLRYAKETREIIVVEPITNVNVKPSLAQPIANQALNLTCEVLGSQTVSSRLWLKDGQRLSTSDRITLSVDSSVVSFNPVLQSDNGEYQCKASNPVSEVTSAGYRLEVNYGPEQVSITAPDSGAEGSSVTFTCSAQSMPPCNYTWYFNGTETAQESQYKIDSVSNADSGSYTCVAWNSVTGRNTSAVKEFTVTEAANSGSLTPGEIAGIVIGTLAGVALIGVTLYFCLKKYGPCCSR, from the exons ATGATCACCTGTGGACACAGCACACTCAGGTTCTATTCCCCAGTGTTTTCTCTCTTCTCTGCAGAACCTGTCTCCCAACCCACAGTCCGCTCCAATGTGACCAATCCAGTGGAGTTCAATGACACTGTCAGTTTGACCTGTACAGCCTCTGGCTCTGCCGTCTCCTACCGATGGTTCAATGGCAGCTCTGTGCTTAGAGACAGTGAGCGGATTCACCTGAGTGATGACAATAAAACACTGACCATAGCCAGGGTGTTGAGATCTGATGATGGGACCCTGTATTGCTATGTGTTTAACCCTGTCAGTAACAGCACCAGCGAGCCGTTTCATCTCATCGTGAGCT ATGGACCAGAATCCCTCACTCTGTCTATCAGCCCCCAAAAGCCGATCTATAGTGCAGGATCAGACCTCACtctgtcctgctctgcacagtccAGCCCACCTGCTCACTACCAATGGTTCTTTAATGGAGCCCCTCTTAACAAACTGGGCTCACAGCTGAATATGGCTCACATTCAACACAATCAGACTGGAAACTATACCTGCTGGGCCTATAACAATAGAACCCTCAGATATGCTAAGGAAACAAGAGAGATTATTGTTGTGG AGCCAATAACTAATGTAAATGTGAAACCCAGCCTTGCACAACCAATAGCAAACCAGGCTCTAAACCTGACCTGCGAGGTGCTTGGATCACAGACTGTTTCCTCAAGGCTCTGGCTGAAGGACGGTCAGCGCTTGTCCACTAGTGACAGAATAACATTGTCTGTAGACAGCAGTGTAGTCTCCTTCAACCCAGTGCTGCAGTCTGATAATGGAGAATATCAGTGTAAAGCTAGTAACCCTGTAAGTGAAGTGACGAGTGCTGGATACAGATTGGAGGTCAATT ATGGACCAGAGCAGGTATCTATTACAGCACCAGACTCAGGAGCTGAAGGCTCATCTGTAACATTCACATGTTCAGCTCAGTCTATGCCCCCTTGTAATTACACCTGGTATTTCAATGGGACAGAGACTGCCCAGGAATCGCAATACAAGATAGATTCTGTAAGCAATGCTGATAGTGGAAGTTACACCTGTGTAGCCTGGAACTCAGTGACTGGAAGAAACACTTCTGCAGTAAAGGAATTTACTGTGACTG AGGCAGCTAATTCTGGGTCCTTGACACCAGGGGAGATTGCAGGAATCGTCATCGGCACACTTGCAGGCGTTGCCCTCATTGGTGTTACACTGTATTTCTGCCTGAAAAAATATGG GCCCTGCTGCAGCCGTTAA